Proteins from a single region of Labedella gwakjiensis:
- a CDS encoding glycoside hydrolase domain-containing protein — translation MSTSPRSRRLLAGGLLAAVLASGLVPASAIAAPSPAEGIDYADLVDAFISTEDDFGQDMPGASAPSSIVKINPMTTPGRSHSGYDYAEDQIAGFTHTNLDGVGGSGGGGDLLVVPTYTSYANVPTTESYAKDYSHDAEDAEPGYYGVELETDKGPILAEATTDVRTGQERYTFPQAGKASLVVDLRNNFTRRNDASIDVTTLADGRVALSGKIAGHFNGYDYAMYYYVETTDATSSVRTWGASGSLGSATHQDGTNLGAVLEFDVDAGEQVGLEVAISPISAAQAKTDLAVEMGDRAFEDVRADTKADWNEILGRLAVSASQTSDPDGDLQELFYTHLYRMFGQPVNATSTSGTYRGLDGEIHEADGYTHYDGWGTWDDFRKFEVLAIGYPEVFRDMAQSLVDLYASFATSGKSSLSGVVHSVPTVRFERAAVVIADAVAKGAELRGLENAWPALVSQSAGGYADPDNVKRGYIPNEVDDTLGAAYDDTALATIADALGRTEEADGFRLRAANWTNLYKKDAVTVAGGDTAGLVFPRDANGSWVNANPEAFEAGNVYQGTLWQYNWTVASDMGGMIDLMGGQDETLSALSFMFGEQAPDDGSRMLYSSANETDLQVPYLFNYVGAPSKTQHWVRSLYTKETWNRYIATGSTGEYPTSGGEFRPPIKTKVYKNSPQGFLPTQDNDTGAMSATFVAAALGLYPVQAGSDSYQIGTPFFENVQISYESGRTFDISANGVSPDDYYIQSATLNGQDFERTWVTYDQLTAGGELAFEMGDEASDWAADGVSASSLSDVLPSSVYDPTSAISVASREFSESEAGDGSVGDEIALTLRNGAFAGTNGDDLAATGAISADNVPAGLNLVATRTGDRGVTLALTGQAETHGALDSIDDLELSVADAAFSKKPSTGTRSFAFKVTFDGAALHAEKTALTASADGTVDTSVALTISGAAFAGVNGRDLVADGVLTVPGLPAGVTATAVKRDATTIDLRLRGSLGDLQRARFALAFTDAAFVGALATEVSGDGISGLGSFTLAVDQQWRAKLTALVEEADLVVKGAYTTSSFDTFTAARDAAKTALANDQATDEQLHSAHTTLTRAAAGLTIADTSDEVRLDGTLYGEVRFDDDFSTDRLSEYTVFGDGSEASADVSVDTADGALEATADGRRWSHIALPASGGEDFALIVEPKSFAGTKAAEDSLFIGLTDGPSNRAHSWFNNTRTESGMDVVVDGQGKDIGAGTSTGVVWNPGDRFATVVSDGVITSWIEEDGTWRKLRSGDLGSQLTAEQLAGWDPTLSLRLDPGTISIDRVTLLAASEAVAVDPVRVEAEAFTGSSGGSLVAEGTSPTGNVGGTYDGGRLTYADVDFGRGELTSLTVRTSTRDERVGANPRLEFYLDEPSEANKVGEVALPKTGGWGTYVTTTVDLAEAVSGRHTLVVVMHSDPVPGQSYQYVSNLDWFEFAPEEGEVPPADLTTLRAAIDGAQAIVEHEERYVAIDVAVLRSALDEAERVAADPDVTQPEADAAARILTAATEQMVWKVVRQLPGLIEQAEAIDTAPYSPESVAALATALDAARAVDEGASFETYTAAAEGLRAAIAGLVEPTDPTDPPVDPTDPPVDPTDPTDPTDPTDPTGPTTPADPTDGSTGEADGGGLAVTGTDGGIVWAGGTLAALLLALGATLVIARRRGFASR, via the coding sequence ATGTCCACGTCACCTCGTTCCCGACGCCTCCTGGCCGGAGGGCTGCTCGCCGCGGTCCTCGCATCCGGCCTCGTGCCGGCCTCCGCGATCGCCGCCCCCTCGCCCGCCGAGGGCATCGACTACGCCGACCTGGTCGACGCGTTCATCTCCACGGAGGACGACTTCGGGCAGGACATGCCGGGAGCCTCCGCCCCCAGCTCGATCGTCAAGATCAACCCCATGACGACGCCGGGTCGCTCCCACAGCGGCTACGACTACGCCGAGGACCAGATCGCCGGTTTCACCCACACGAATCTCGACGGCGTGGGAGGGTCGGGCGGTGGCGGTGATCTGCTCGTCGTGCCGACCTACACGAGCTACGCGAACGTCCCCACGACCGAGTCGTACGCCAAGGACTACAGCCACGACGCCGAGGACGCCGAGCCCGGCTACTACGGCGTGGAGCTCGAGACCGACAAGGGCCCGATCCTCGCCGAGGCGACCACGGACGTCCGCACCGGCCAGGAGCGCTACACGTTCCCCCAGGCCGGAAAGGCCTCGCTCGTCGTCGACCTGCGCAACAACTTCACGCGCCGTAACGACGCGTCGATCGACGTCACGACGCTCGCCGACGGGCGCGTGGCGCTGAGCGGGAAGATCGCCGGCCACTTCAACGGCTACGACTACGCGATGTACTACTACGTCGAGACGACGGACGCGACGTCGTCCGTCCGCACCTGGGGCGCCTCCGGCTCGCTCGGTTCCGCGACGCACCAGGACGGCACCAACCTCGGCGCCGTGCTCGAATTCGACGTCGATGCGGGCGAGCAGGTGGGCCTCGAGGTCGCGATCTCCCCGATCAGCGCGGCGCAGGCGAAGACCGACCTCGCGGTCGAGATGGGCGACCGCGCGTTCGAGGACGTGCGCGCAGACACGAAGGCGGACTGGAACGAGATCCTCGGCCGCCTCGCCGTGAGCGCCTCTCAGACGAGCGACCCGGACGGCGATCTGCAGGAGCTCTTCTACACGCATCTCTACCGCATGTTCGGTCAGCCCGTGAACGCGACGAGCACGAGCGGGACCTATCGCGGTCTCGACGGCGAGATCCATGAGGCCGACGGATACACGCACTACGACGGGTGGGGCACCTGGGACGACTTCCGCAAGTTCGAGGTGCTCGCGATCGGGTATCCCGAGGTCTTCCGCGACATGGCGCAGTCGCTCGTCGACCTCTACGCGTCCTTCGCGACGAGTGGGAAGAGCTCGCTGTCCGGTGTGGTCCACTCCGTCCCCACGGTACGGTTCGAGCGCGCAGCCGTGGTGATCGCCGACGCCGTCGCCAAGGGCGCCGAGCTGCGCGGCCTCGAAAACGCGTGGCCCGCTCTCGTGTCGCAATCCGCCGGAGGCTATGCCGACCCGGACAACGTCAAGCGCGGCTACATCCCGAACGAGGTCGACGACACCCTCGGGGCCGCCTACGACGACACGGCGCTCGCGACGATCGCCGACGCCCTCGGTCGGACCGAGGAGGCCGACGGCTTCCGGCTGCGCGCGGCGAACTGGACGAACCTCTACAAGAAGGACGCGGTGACCGTCGCAGGCGGCGACACCGCCGGACTCGTGTTCCCGAGGGATGCGAACGGTTCGTGGGTGAACGCGAACCCGGAGGCGTTCGAGGCCGGCAACGTCTACCAGGGCACGCTCTGGCAGTACAACTGGACGGTCGCGAGCGACATGGGCGGCATGATCGACCTCATGGGCGGCCAGGACGAGACCCTCTCGGCACTGAGCTTCATGTTCGGTGAGCAGGCACCCGACGACGGCTCACGCATGCTGTATTCGAGCGCCAACGAGACCGATCTGCAGGTGCCCTACCTCTTCAACTACGTGGGCGCGCCCTCGAAGACGCAGCACTGGGTGCGCTCCCTCTATACGAAGGAGACGTGGAACCGGTACATCGCCACCGGGTCCACGGGGGAGTACCCGACGAGCGGCGGCGAGTTCCGACCCCCGATCAAGACCAAGGTCTACAAGAACTCGCCGCAGGGCTTCCTGCCCACGCAGGACAACGACACCGGGGCCATGTCGGCCACGTTCGTCGCGGCGGCGCTCGGGCTCTACCCGGTGCAGGCGGGCTCCGACTCGTACCAGATCGGCACGCCGTTCTTCGAGAATGTGCAGATCAGCTACGAGTCGGGCCGCACGTTCGACATCAGCGCGAACGGCGTCTCGCCCGACGACTACTACATCCAGTCGGCCACTCTCAACGGCCAGGACTTCGAGCGGACGTGGGTCACGTACGACCAGCTCACCGCCGGAGGCGAGCTCGCGTTCGAGATGGGCGATGAGGCCTCCGACTGGGCGGCCGATGGGGTGTCGGCGTCGTCGCTGAGCGACGTCCTCCCGAGCTCGGTCTACGACCCGACGAGCGCGATCTCTGTCGCTTCTCGCGAGTTCAGCGAGAGTGAGGCCGGGGACGGCTCGGTCGGCGACGAGATCGCGCTGACGCTGCGGAACGGCGCGTTCGCCGGCACGAACGGCGACGATCTCGCGGCAACCGGAGCGATCTCGGCCGACAACGTGCCGGCGGGTCTGAACCTCGTGGCGACGCGGACCGGCGACCGCGGAGTGACGCTCGCGCTCACGGGCCAGGCGGAGACGCACGGCGCACTCGACAGCATCGACGACCTCGAGCTGAGCGTCGCCGACGCGGCCTTCTCCAAGAAGCCGTCCACCGGGACGCGCTCGTTCGCGTTCAAGGTCACGTTCGATGGTGCCGCGCTGCACGCAGAGAAGACGGCGCTCACGGCGTCGGCCGACGGCACCGTCGACACGTCGGTCGCGCTCACGATCAGCGGTGCGGCGTTCGCCGGCGTGAATGGACGGGACCTCGTGGCTGATGGCGTGCTCACCGTCCCGGGCCTCCCCGCCGGCGTCACCGCGACCGCGGTGAAGCGGGACGCGACGACGATCGACCTCCGGCTGCGGGGATCGCTCGGCGACCTCCAGCGCGCACGATTCGCGCTCGCGTTCACCGACGCGGCGTTCGTCGGCGCTCTCGCGACTGAGGTCAGCGGAGACGGCATCTCGGGCCTCGGCTCGTTCACACTCGCCGTCGACCAGCAGTGGCGCGCCAAGCTCACCGCCCTCGTCGAGGAGGCCGACCTCGTCGTGAAGGGCGCATACACGACGAGCTCGTTCGACACCTTCACGGCTGCACGGGATGCTGCGAAGACCGCCCTCGCGAACGACCAGGCGACGGACGAGCAGTTGCACTCCGCGCACACGACCCTGACCCGCGCGGCTGCGGGCCTGACGATCGCCGACACGTCGGACGAAGTGCGCCTCGACGGCACGCTCTACGGGGAGGTCCGCTTCGACGACGACTTCTCGACGGATCGACTGTCGGAGTACACCGTGTTCGGTGACGGAAGCGAGGCCTCGGCCGACGTCTCCGTCGACACCGCCGATGGCGCGCTCGAGGCAACGGCCGACGGCCGGCGGTGGAGTCACATCGCACTCCCCGCGAGCGGCGGGGAGGACTTCGCCCTGATCGTCGAGCCGAAGAGCTTCGCCGGAACGAAGGCGGCGGAGGACAGCCTGTTCATCGGCCTCACCGACGGACCGTCGAACCGCGCGCACAGCTGGTTCAACAACACGCGAACCGAGAGCGGCATGGATGTGGTCGTCGACGGGCAGGGCAAGGACATCGGCGCGGGTACCTCGACGGGCGTGGTCTGGAATCCGGGAGACCGCTTCGCGACGGTCGTGTCGGACGGTGTGATCACGTCGTGGATCGAGGAGGACGGCACGTGGCGGAAGCTCCGCTCGGGTGATCTCGGTTCGCAGCTGACGGCCGAGCAGCTCGCGGGCTGGGACCCCACACTGAGCCTGCGCCTCGACCCGGGCACGATCTCCATCGATCGGGTGACGCTCCTGGCGGCGTCCGAGGCTGTCGCGGTCGATCCGGTCCGCGTCGAGGCCGAGGCCTTCACCGGGTCGAGTGGCGGCTCCCTCGTCGCGGAGGGCACGAGCCCGACCGGCAATGTGGGAGGCACCTACGACGGCGGACGGCTCACCTACGCCGACGTCGACTTCGGACGGGGCGAGCTGACGTCGCTCACGGTGCGCACGTCCACACGCGACGAGCGGGTCGGAGCGAATCCGCGACTCGAGTTCTACCTCGACGAGCCGAGCGAGGCGAACAAGGTCGGCGAGGTCGCGCTGCCGAAGACCGGCGGGTGGGGCACCTACGTGACCACGACCGTCGATCTCGCGGAGGCCGTGTCCGGTCGTCACACCCTCGTGGTCGTGATGCACTCCGATCCCGTCCCCGGCCAGTCCTACCAGTACGTGTCCAACCTGGACTGGTTCGAGTTCGCGCCGGAGGAGGGAGAGGTGCCGCCCGCCGACCTCACGACGCTGCGGGCCGCCATCGACGGCGCCCAGGCGATCGTTGAGCATGAGGAGCGCTACGTCGCCATCGATGTGGCGGTGCTCCGCTCCGCTCTCGACGAGGCCGAGCGCGTCGCCGCCGACCCCGACGTGACGCAGCCCGAGGCCGATGCGGCAGCGCGCATCCTGACGGCTGCGACCGAGCAGATGGTGTGGAAGGTCGTCCGGCAGCTCCCGGGTCTGATCGAGCAGGCCGAGGCGATCGACACCGCTCCGTACTCGCCGGAGAGCGTGGCGGCGCTGGCGACAGCGCTCGACGCGGCGCGCGCCGTGGACGAGGGTGCGTCGTTCGAGACCTACACCGCGGCGGCTGAGGGGCTGCGGGCTGCCATCGCCGGGCTGGTGGAACCCACGGACCCCACGGACCCGCCGGTCGACCCGACGGACCCGCCGGTCGACCCGACGGATCCCACGGATCCGACCGATCCCACGGATCCGACGGGACCGACGACTCCGGCCGATCCGACGGACGGTTCGACCGGTGAGGCGGACGGGGGCGGCTTGGCCGTCACCGGAACCGATGGCGGCATCGTCTGGGCCGGCGGCACGCTCGCCGCCCTCCTGCTGGCCCTCGGCGCGACCCTTGTGATCGCGCGTCGCCGCGGTTTCGCCTCGCGCTGA
- a CDS encoding heavy-metal-associated domain-containing protein, whose amino-acid sequence MSSTESAPTLHEEYLVAGMTCGHCVSAVTEELSAIDGVEGVDVDLNAGGVSRVDVTVSRPLASADVEAAIAEAGYSLAGA is encoded by the coding sequence ATGAGCTCGACCGAATCCGCCCCCACCCTCCACGAGGAGTACCTCGTCGCCGGCATGACGTGCGGCCACTGCGTCTCCGCCGTCACCGAGGAGCTGTCGGCGATCGACGGCGTCGAGGGTGTGGACGTCGACCTGAACGCGGGCGGCGTCTCCCGCGTGGACGTCACCGTCTCGCGCCCGCTCGCATCGGCCGACGTCGAGGCCGCGATCGCGGAGGCCGGTTACTCGCTCGCCGGCGCCTGA
- a CDS encoding MmcQ/YjbR family DNA-binding protein, with the protein MERQHPLLFEEGDPVVARVRALCAPYPESAEVMAWGRPTFRAGKKIFVTLGSSMQRPHAIVVKPDAEERRALLELPRIFVPPYFGPGGWIGADVDESPETDWTFIAELIDASYRQVALKRQIAALDAHPVVPIVEATTPAQE; encoded by the coding sequence ATGGAACGGCAACACCCGCTGCTCTTCGAGGAGGGCGACCCGGTGGTCGCGCGCGTCCGCGCGCTGTGCGCTCCGTACCCCGAGTCCGCCGAGGTCATGGCGTGGGGGCGTCCCACGTTCCGCGCGGGGAAGAAGATCTTCGTCACCCTCGGGTCGTCGATGCAGCGTCCGCACGCGATCGTCGTGAAGCCGGACGCGGAGGAGCGGCGAGCCCTGCTCGAACTGCCCCGCATCTTCGTGCCGCCGTACTTCGGCCCGGGCGGATGGATCGGTGCTGACGTGGACGAGTCGCCCGAGACGGACTGGACGTTCATCGCCGAACTGATCGACGCGTCGTACCGCCAGGTGGCCCTCAAGCGCCAGATCGCCGCTCTCGACGCGCATCCCGTGGTCCCGATCGTCGAGGCGACGACGCCCGCCCAGGAGTAA
- a CDS encoding M14 family zinc carboxypeptidase → MFTRVVAGASSVIVAASAVFLSAPSALADPGILDAPTVPIVRTDGGVALPTSYPVQPTLTEVPADPTDASLFRGAVPYADIAPKVNDLMAESEYVSAQVIGQSEQGRDLYLVTVTAPETAEETAQQTAWRDAIKHTPGVAAESAAIADGYKLPIWFNSNIHGNEWEGTDATLNYIEQLVDTSGEPEVKELLETTRLYFTVSANPDGRFNGTRATANGYDPNRDFITNATNTTTALRDITGRIQPTYFVDLHGYTGILQVEPCGPPHGENYEYDLFLPHAYSAALAVEEAVAEADIPGNTYDDGAGNPTTTNTGKILIPYRDIREGWDDWPPIFAPQYVAYQGAITNTVELPLGRSNDPETSKKNSAIDTEVAEVVIDSIIEYVVDNRDPLLANQIEIFDRGVTGAEQTPIPADVAPEDLAPGVPTEWTDIWDETDIYNATFPRAYVIPVDGSQRSRSDAEQLVEQLLVNDVEVTRATAPFTADGTTYPAGTFLVDMHQPLRGLANVLLADGTDISDRISEMYDISAWSLSLLWGADVVSVGDTTDAAVTVAVEPVTEVDLGGSVADGGPYLALEPAGTAEWQAVTALLDAGIPLSQLEDGTVVLGKDAASRAAAEEAASLFGVDFTATDGLALREESTTSLRSLSVGYTTTDDRDVLLKLGFDEPVLVSAALVTSGAVDLSTLDVLFLGGNLSFTGQNAAGAEKLTAYLAAGGDVVARGSGGATFANTNGLAQVTATTGTSGSNGIVRVDTPEGSVFGPDTADTAFIYPATWFVGLGDDVTVEQSYASDVFVSGHWATSDGRSPADAAGQASAISSETEAGSRFFLFGTSPTFRNHPVGQFGDIASALYWSAGPGTAVVPPITEEDLTEDTRGGVSVPAEATAGDTITVTVDASLAEQELTATLFSEPVGLGTHVVSAAGTFEVTIPADTTAAVHRVAVEDATGALIGWDDLTVLAAEVPGEEPGTGEPGTGEPGAGDPGDGAAGPGEGVAVTGANDALPVIGLASALLLFGACLVVAKRMRRASEGVTEE, encoded by the coding sequence GTGTTCACACGTGTCGTGGCCGGAGCGAGCAGCGTCATCGTTGCCGCATCAGCCGTCTTCCTGTCCGCCCCATCGGCCTTGGCCGATCCCGGCATCCTCGATGCCCCGACCGTTCCCATCGTCCGCACCGACGGCGGCGTCGCGCTGCCCACGAGCTACCCCGTGCAGCCGACGCTCACCGAAGTGCCGGCCGACCCCACCGACGCCTCCCTCTTCCGCGGAGCCGTGCCCTATGCCGACATCGCCCCGAAGGTCAACGACCTCATGGCCGAGAGCGAGTACGTCTCCGCCCAGGTGATCGGCCAGTCCGAGCAGGGCCGTGACCTCTACCTCGTCACCGTCACGGCGCCCGAGACCGCTGAGGAGACCGCGCAGCAGACAGCATGGCGCGACGCGATCAAGCACACCCCGGGCGTCGCGGCCGAGAGCGCCGCCATCGCCGACGGCTACAAGCTGCCCATCTGGTTCAACTCGAACATCCACGGCAACGAGTGGGAGGGCACGGACGCGACGCTCAACTACATCGAGCAGCTCGTCGACACGTCGGGCGAGCCGGAGGTGAAGGAGCTCCTCGAGACCACGCGCCTCTACTTCACCGTCTCCGCGAACCCGGACGGCCGCTTCAACGGCACCCGCGCCACCGCGAACGGCTACGACCCGAACCGCGACTTCATCACGAACGCGACGAACACGACAACGGCGCTGCGCGACATCACCGGGCGCATCCAGCCCACCTACTTCGTGGACCTCCACGGCTACACCGGCATCCTGCAGGTCGAGCCGTGCGGGCCGCCCCACGGCGAGAACTACGAGTACGACCTCTTCCTGCCGCACGCCTACTCCGCCGCCCTCGCGGTGGAGGAGGCCGTCGCCGAGGCGGACATCCCGGGCAACACGTACGACGACGGCGCTGGCAACCCGACCACGACCAACACGGGCAAGATCCTGATCCCCTACCGCGACATCCGCGAGGGCTGGGACGACTGGCCCCCGATCTTCGCCCCGCAGTACGTGGCGTACCAGGGCGCGATCACGAACACCGTCGAGCTGCCCCTCGGACGCTCAAACGACCCCGAGACGAGCAAGAAGAACTCCGCGATCGACACCGAGGTGGCCGAGGTCGTCATCGACTCGATCATCGAGTACGTCGTCGACAACCGCGACCCGCTGCTCGCGAACCAGATCGAGATCTTCGACCGCGGCGTGACCGGCGCCGAGCAGACCCCGATCCCCGCGGACGTCGCCCCCGAGGACCTCGCCCCCGGCGTTCCCACCGAGTGGACCGACATCTGGGACGAGACGGACATCTACAACGCCACGTTCCCGCGCGCCTACGTCATCCCCGTGGACGGCTCTCAGCGCTCGCGCTCCGACGCCGAGCAGCTCGTGGAGCAGCTCCTCGTGAACGACGTCGAGGTCACCCGCGCCACCGCTCCGTTCACGGCGGACGGCACGACCTACCCGGCCGGCACGTTCCTCGTGGACATGCACCAGCCGCTGCGCGGTCTCGCCAACGTGCTGCTCGCCGACGGGACGGACATCTCCGACCGCATCTCCGAGATGTACGACATCTCCGCGTGGAGCCTCTCACTCCTCTGGGGCGCTGATGTCGTGTCTGTCGGCGACACCACCGACGCGGCCGTGACCGTCGCGGTCGAGCCGGTGACCGAGGTCGACCTCGGCGGTTCGGTCGCCGACGGCGGCCCGTACCTCGCTCTGGAGCCCGCTGGCACCGCCGAATGGCAGGCCGTCACGGCCCTGCTCGACGCAGGCATCCCGCTCTCGCAGCTCGAGGACGGAACGGTCGTGCTCGGCAAGGACGCGGCGAGCCGCGCCGCCGCCGAGGAGGCCGCCTCCCTGTTCGGGGTCGACTTCACGGCGACCGACGGACTCGCGCTCCGGGAGGAGTCGACGACGTCGCTCCGCTCGCTCTCCGTGGGATACACGACGACCGACGACCGTGACGTGCTCCTCAAGCTCGGCTTCGACGAGCCCGTGCTTGTGAGCGCCGCGCTCGTCACCTCGGGCGCCGTGGACCTCTCGACCCTCGACGTGCTGTTCCTCGGTGGCAACCTCAGCTTCACCGGCCAGAACGCTGCGGGAGCCGAGAAGCTCACCGCGTACCTCGCGGCCGGAGGCGACGTCGTCGCCCGCGGCAGCGGCGGCGCGACGTTCGCGAACACGAACGGGCTCGCCCAGGTCACCGCGACCACGGGCACGAGCGGATCGAACGGCATCGTGCGCGTCGACACCCCCGAGGGCAGCGTCTTCGGGCCGGACACCGCCGACACCGCGTTCATCTACCCGGCCACGTGGTTCGTAGGGCTCGGCGACGATGTCACCGTGGAGCAGAGCTACGCGAGCGACGTGTTCGTCTCGGGCCACTGGGCCACCTCGGACGGCCGCTCCCCCGCGGACGCGGCGGGACAGGCGTCGGCGATCTCGTCGGAGACGGAGGCGGGCAGCCGCTTCTTCCTCTTCGGCACGTCGCCCACCTTCCGCAACCACCCGGTCGGGCAGTTCGGCGACATCGCGAGCGCGCTCTACTGGTCGGCCGGACCCGGCACGGCCGTCGTGCCGCCGATCACGGAAGAGGACCTCACGGAGGACACCCGCGGCGGCGTGAGCGTTCCCGCCGAGGCCACGGCGGGCGACACCATCACGGTGACGGTCGACGCATCCCTCGCGGAGCAGGAGCTCACGGCGACACTCTTCTCCGAGCCCGTCGGCCTCGGCACGCACGTCGTGTCGGCCGCCGGCACCTTCGAGGTGACGATCCCCGCCGACACGACGGCGGCCGTCCACCGCGTGGCCGTGGAGGACGCGACCGGCGCGCTCATCGGCTGGGACGACCTCACGGTCCTCGCCGCCGAAGTGCCGGGAGAGGAGCCCGGAACGGGTGAGCCGGGAACCGGTGAGCCGGGCGCGGGCGACCCCGGCGACGGGGCCGCCGGTCCCGGCGAGGGTGTCGCGGTGACGGGTGCGAACGATGCACTCCCCGTGATCGGCCTCGCGAGCGCGCTGCTGCTCTTCGGAGCGTGCCTCGTGGTCGCGAAGCGCATGCGCCGAGCGAGCGAGGGTGTGACCGAGGAGTAG
- a CDS encoding MerR family transcriptional regulator: MFPFTPRQVRIGDAAAFVGTTPRAIRHYHAIGLLPEPERGSDGRRRYGYEDMIRLLWIRTMADAGIALSDIRDAAADAAPSDADSTRDIEGVLERLDHTLAAQEEELRRQRSAVQRMRTRGSRMGLLSDLVSGRLEGLPEGSLRQEDLDTLLVTERILGPLGAAVQAGRFVALARHPELRKESDRVDAAEKALDDSVAVDDPRVAQVAAERQRFEESLHAVIEASGQTQEDEAMFDAWDAAHPEPDEGGGEAGRASGRASGRGPDSMSAVGAIGKMPYDFSPARLRSMELALELAMKDSAV; encoded by the coding sequence ATGTTCCCGTTCACCCCACGTCAGGTCAGGATCGGCGACGCGGCCGCGTTCGTCGGCACGACACCGCGGGCGATCCGTCACTACCACGCGATCGGTCTGCTCCCCGAGCCCGAGCGCGGCAGTGACGGTCGTCGTCGCTACGGCTATGAGGACATGATCCGATTGCTGTGGATCCGCACGATGGCCGACGCCGGGATCGCCCTGAGCGACATCCGTGATGCGGCCGCGGACGCCGCTCCGTCCGATGCCGACAGTACGCGGGACATCGAGGGCGTCCTGGAACGGTTGGACCACACCCTCGCCGCCCAGGAGGAGGAACTGCGGCGGCAGCGCTCCGCCGTCCAGCGCATGCGCACGCGGGGCAGCCGGATGGGGCTCCTCTCCGATCTCGTCTCCGGTCGCCTCGAGGGCCTGCCGGAGGGCTCGTTGCGGCAGGAGGACCTGGACACCCTGCTGGTGACGGAGCGGATTCTCGGTCCACTCGGCGCGGCCGTCCAGGCCGGCCGTTTCGTCGCCCTCGCCCGACACCCGGAGCTCCGGAAGGAATCCGACCGCGTCGACGCGGCGGAGAAGGCCCTCGACGATTCGGTCGCCGTCGACGACCCGCGTGTGGCGCAGGTGGCCGCCGAACGCCAGAGGTTCGAGGAGTCGCTCCACGCGGTCATCGAGGCGTCCGGTCAGACCCAGGAGGACGAGGCGATGTTCGACGCATGGGACGCCGCGCATCCCGAACCCGACGAGGGCGGCGGCGAGGCCGGCCGCGCCTCCGGTCGCGCCTCCGGCCGTGGGCCCGACTCGATGAGCGCCGTCGGAGCCATCGGGAAGATGCCGTACGACTTCTCACCCGCCCGCCTCCGGAGTATGGAACTCGCCCTGGAGCTGGCGATGAAGGACTCAGCGGTCTGA